In the genome of Sphaeramia orbicularis chromosome 13, fSphaOr1.1, whole genome shotgun sequence, one region contains:
- the LOC115431125 gene encoding extracellular calcium-sensing receptor-like translates to MWHLTPWSYSSFPLLLLTVLSRQIGLEGAQGTLCSLWEKHNSRSLFQDGDVIIGGLFNLYYMPSYPEQDFTKKPYYKPCNSFEVKLLKSMYAMAFAVEEINHNKTLLQGVKLGYRILDSCGRYPWVLKAALSLVGGDAHSCNSAVSNPQSADNGQNEGNSGHQTVPLLIGATSSTTGIILSRTLGPLSVSYLASCPCLSDRQKFPNFFRTIPSDVYQARAIAQLAIRFKWAWVGAVIVNNDYGRLALQVFQEDIKGKGVCLEFIQTVSRETIMHDAEKSAITIQASTARVILIFCWYTDVRQIFLALADRNVTDRQFLASEAWSTSDELMQNLAVSKFSSGVVGVAIRSSTIPGFENYLRNLNPYDRPGDVFIRELWEREFGCSPEATHSQKAPLSSYSSSPSNASTSSPVNKSIKKSSLPPCNGTESLEEVQNVFTDTSQLRETYNVYLAVYAAAHALHSLLSCPNRDSPMNNSSTCSSAKHIKPRELLQHFNKVNISTPHGERFYFQGADIPPKYDLVNWQKTPEGSLKLVVVGQVDEFDVQLNESVIQWNTGSNEVPVSVCSKSCPPGTRKANRKGEPVCCFDCIPCGEGKISNITGSLHCQRCPSEFWSNTEQTVCIRRKTDFLSFNETLGITLTTVAVSGVIVTTVVFVVFLYNRRTPMVRANNSELSFLLLLSLKLCFLCSLVFIGRPSVWSCRFQQAAFGISFVLSVSCLLVKTMVVLAAFRSARPGAAALMKWFGPGLQRGSVCLFTSVQIIICIIWLSISPPVPHRDLGIQGSKVTLKCAMASVVGFSLVLGYIGLLACSCLLLAFLARKLPDNFNEAKLITFSMLIFCAVWVAFVPAYVSSPGKYVVAVEIFAILASSYGLLFCIFAPKCFIIILRPEKNTKKHLMAR, encoded by the exons ATGTGGCATTTGACTCCATGGTCCTACTCATCCTTCCCTCTGCTGCTTCTCACTGTACTGAGCAGACAGATAGGACTGGAGGGGGCTCAGGGAACACTGTGCTCTCTATGGGAAAAACATAACAGCAGGAGCCTCTTTCAGGATGGTGATGTGATCATTGGGGGTCTTTTTAATCTCTATTACATGCCTTCATATCCAGAGCAGGACTTCACTAAGAAGCCATATTACAAACCTTGCAATAG TTTTGAGGTAAAATTATTAAAATCAATGTATGCTATGGCATTTGCTGTGGAGGAGATAAATCATAACAAAACCCTGCTGCAAGGAGTGAAGCTGGGTTACCGTATACTGGACAGCTGTGGGCGATACCCTTGGGTTCTGAAGGCAGCTCTGTCATTAGTTGGAGGAGACGCACACAGCTGCAACTCTGCTGTTTCTAATCCTCAGTCTGCAGATAATGGACAAAATGAgggaaactcag GTCATCAGACTGTTCCTTTGCTCATTGGTGCTACTTCATCAACAACAGGAATAATATTGTCCAGGACATTAGGACCACTTTCT gtAAGCTACTTGGCGAGTTGCCCTTGTCTCAGTGATAGGCAGAAGTTTCCAAATTTTTTCAGAACTATCCCTAGTGATGTTTACCAAGCTCGAGCCATTGCACAGCTGGCTATACGCTTCAAATGGGCCTGGGTCGGAGCAGTGATAGTAAACAATGATTATGGTCGTTTGGCTTTGCAG GTGTTTCAAGAGGACATTAAGGGGAAAGGGGTCTGTTTAGAATTTATTCAGACTGTCAGTCGGGAAACAATCATGCATGATGCTGAAAAATCAGCAATTACAATTCAAGCTTCAACTGCAAGGGTGATTCTGATTTTTTGCTGGTATACAGATGTAAGACAAATATTTCTTGCACTAGCTGACAGAAAC GTGACTGACAGACAGTTTCTGGCCAGTGAGGCCTGGAGCACCAGTGATGAACTTATGCAAAATCTTGCCGTCTCTAAGTTTTCAAGTGGTGTTGTTGGTGTGGCCATACGCAGTTCAACAATCCCTGGATTTGAAAATTATCTCAGAAATTTAAACCCATATGATCGTCCAGGTGATGTGTTTATAAGAGAGTTATGGGAAAGAGAGTTTGGATGTAGTCCTGAAGCTACACACTCTCAAAAAGCACCTCTCTCATCGTATTCCTCTTCTCCATCAAATGCCTCTACTTCATCTCCTGTTAATAAGTCTATTAAAAAATCTTCCCTTCCACCCTGTAATGGAACAGAGTCCCTGGAGGAGGTGCAGAATGTCTTTACTGACACATCTCAGTTGAGAGAAACATATAATGTGTATCTTGCTGTTTATGCAGCAGCTCACGCCCTTCACAGCCTTCTCTCCTGCCCAAACAGAGACAGTCCTATGAACAACAGCTCCACCTGCTCCTCTGCaaaacacatcaaacccagagag CTTTTACAGCACTTTAATAAAGTGAATATCTCCACACCACATGGAGAGAGGTTTTATTTCCAAGGGGCTGATATTCCACCAAAGTATGACCTTGTCAACTGGCAGAAAACCCCTGAAGGTTCACTTAAACTTGTAGTGGTTGGTCAAGTGGATGAGTTTGATGTCCAATTAAATGAATCAGTTATTCAGTGGAACACAGGATCCAATGAG GTTCCTGTCTCAGTGTGCAGTAAGAGCTGTCCCCCAGGTACCCGAAAGGCCAACAGGAAAGGAGAACCTGTTTGCTGCTTTGACTGTATTCCATGTGGAGAAGGAAAAATTAGTAATATAACGG gTTCCCTCCACTGTCAGCGTTGTCCATCTGAGTTTTGGTCCAATACTGAACAAACTGTCTGTATACGTCGCAAAACAGACTTTCTTTCCTTTAATGAAACACTGGGCATTACTCTGACTACAGTTGCTGTGTCTGGTGTCATAGTGACAACAgttgtgtttgtggtttttctgtacAACCGTCGAACACCTATG GTTCGAGCCAACAACTCAGAGCTGagtttccttcttcttctgtcgCTGAAGCTCTGCTTCCTGTGTTCTCTGGTGTTCATTGGTCGTCCATCAGTCTGGTCTTGTCGGTTCCAGCAGGCAGCCTTTGGGATCAGCTTTGTACTTTCTGTTTCCTGTCTTCTGGTGAAGACCATGGTGGTTCTGGCAGCTTTCCGCTCAGCTCGTCCTGGTGCTGCAGCTTTGATGAAGTGGTTTGGTCCAGGTCTACAGAGAGGAAGTGTCTGCCTGTTCACCAGTGTACAG ATCATCATCTGCATCATATGGTTATCCATCAGTCCACCAGTACCTCATCGTGACTTGGGTAtccaagggtcaaaggtcactttgAAGTGTGCCATGGCCTCTGTGGTGGGCTTCTCTCTGGTTCTGGGCTACATCGGTCTGCTGGCCTGCTCCTGCCTCCTCTTGGCTTTTCTTGCCAGGAAACTCCCTGACAACTTCAATGAGGCCAAACTGATCACTTTCAGCATGCTGATATTTTGTGCTGTTTGGGTGGCCTTTGTCCCTGCTTATGTTAGCTCTCCTGGGAAATATGTGGTTGCTGTTGAGATTTTTGCAATCCTGGCCTCTAGTTATGGTTTACTGTTCTGTATCTTTGCCCCAAaatgtttcattattattttgagGCCTGAGAAAAATACTAAGAAACACCTGATGGCTAGATAA